The Oscillatoria sp. FACHB-1407 genome includes a region encoding these proteins:
- a CDS encoding mannose-1-phosphate guanyltransferase, with translation MRAVLMAGGSGTRLRPLTCDLPKPMVPILNRPIAEHIINLLKRHHITEIIATLHYLPDVMRDYFQDGNNFGVQITYAVEEDQPLGTAGCVKNVAELLDETFLVISGDSITDFDLSAAIRFHKQKQSKATLILTHVPNPLEFGVVITDENYRIRRFLEKPSSSEIFSDTVNTGTYILEPEVLEYLPFDQESDFSKDLFPLLLEKNEPMYGYVADGYWCDVGHLDAYREAHYAALHRRVNLNVQYEERSPGLWVGQNTHIDPTARIETPAIIGNNCRVGARVEIESGTVIGDNVTIGADADLKRPIIWNGVIIGEEVHLRACVAARGTRVDRRAHVLEGAIVGSLSVIGEEALINPDVRIWPSKKIEPGAILNMNLIWGHAAHRNLFGQRGVSGLANVDITPEFAVRLGAAFGSTLKPGSHVTVSRDQRSISRMVSRSLIAGLMSVGIHIHNLEAASIPVARAVVPTLPVVGGIHVRIHPERSDHILIEFFDHKGINLSKAREKKIEGAYFKEDFRRAQIQEIGNVNYVSQATDIYSAIFERHLRVDAVRNTKSKVVIDYAYAVSGAVLPLLLAKFGCDAVVLNASLSQTIPSPADREVLLNQLGHVVEALKASFGVQVSANGEQLILVDESGSAIRGEMLTALMTHLILTEHPRGTIVVPVNTSNAIEKIAHRHDGRVIRTKANPTALMEACHTNSDVVLGGSGDMGFIFPQLHPGFDAMFCIAKLIEMLTVQSYDEIGNNRRTLGQIRAELPRVCHKTLSVRCPWTVKGALMRRLVETHSSEHLELIDGVKILNPRHDSWLLVLPDASEPMVHLFADSNDRGWVDETLREYRAYVQEFVDQEQEYEKGDIDLVRA, from the coding sequence ATGCGTGCAGTGTTGATGGCTGGAGGCTCAGGCACACGGCTTAGACCGCTCACCTGTGACCTGCCAAAACCAATGGTGCCTATCCTCAATCGCCCCATTGCTGAGCACATTATTAATCTGCTCAAACGGCACCATATCACTGAAATCATCGCAACCCTGCATTATTTGCCCGATGTCATGCGGGATTATTTTCAAGATGGCAACAATTTTGGTGTGCAGATCACCTATGCCGTTGAGGAAGATCAGCCTTTAGGAACAGCAGGGTGTGTCAAAAATGTAGCTGAGTTGCTTGACGAGACATTTTTAGTGATTAGTGGCGACAGCATTACCGATTTTGACCTCAGTGCTGCGATTCGATTTCATAAGCAAAAGCAGTCCAAAGCAACGTTGATTTTAACCCATGTCCCCAATCCGCTGGAGTTTGGGGTTGTAATTACAGATGAAAACTATCGCATTCGTCGCTTTTTAGAGAAACCATCGAGCAGCGAAATTTTCTCCGATACCGTCAATACAGGCACTTATATTCTCGAACCAGAAGTATTAGAGTACTTACCTTTTGATCAAGAATCAGATTTTTCTAAAGATCTATTTCCTCTCTTGTTAGAAAAGAATGAGCCGATGTATGGCTATGTCGCCGATGGGTATTGGTGCGATGTGGGACACCTGGATGCTTACCGGGAGGCACACTACGCCGCGTTGCATCGGCGCGTCAATCTCAATGTGCAATATGAGGAGCGATCGCCCGGTTTATGGGTTGGGCAAAATACCCACATTGACCCCACGGCTCGAATTGAAACTCCGGCGATCATTGGCAACAACTGCCGTGTCGGTGCTCGTGTGGAGATCGAATCGGGTACGGTGATTGGCGATAATGTCACGATTGGAGCAGACGCCGACCTTAAACGCCCGATCATTTGGAATGGCGTGATCATCGGCGAAGAGGTTCACCTGCGGGCCTGTGTTGCCGCTCGTGGCACGCGGGTCGATCGCCGTGCCCATGTACTGGAAGGGGCGATCGTCGGCTCCCTATCGGTGATTGGCGAGGAAGCCCTGATCAATCCCGATGTCCGCATCTGGCCCAGCAAAAAGATTGAACCGGGTGCCATCCTCAATATGAATCTGATCTGGGGACACGCGGCTCATCGCAACCTGTTTGGGCAACGGGGAGTCTCTGGTCTGGCGAATGTTGACATCACCCCAGAGTTTGCAGTGCGGTTGGGAGCCGCTTTTGGTTCAACGTTGAAACCCGGCTCTCATGTGACCGTTTCTCGTGACCAACGCAGCATCTCTCGCATGGTGTCGCGATCGCTCATCGCAGGCTTGATGTCCGTCGGCATCCACATCCACAATCTTGAGGCGGCTTCGATTCCCGTTGCTCGTGCCGTTGTGCCTACATTACCCGTTGTTGGCGGCATTCACGTCCGCATCCACCCAGAGCGATCGGATCACATTCTGATCGAATTCTTCGACCACAAAGGCATCAACCTTTCCAAAGCACGCGAAAAGAAAATTGAAGGGGCTTACTTTAAAGAAGATTTTCGTCGCGCTCAAATCCAAGAAATTGGTAACGTCAACTATGTCTCTCAAGCCACTGACATTTACAGTGCGATTTTTGAACGGCATCTGAGAGTCGATGCGGTACGCAATACCAAATCGAAGGTTGTGATTGACTACGCCTATGCGGTTTCTGGAGCGGTCTTGCCGCTGTTGTTAGCAAAGTTTGGCTGTGATGCGGTTGTCCTCAACGCCAGTCTGAGTCAAACGATTCCCTCTCCCGCCGATCGCGAAGTGTTATTAAACCAGTTGGGGCACGTCGTTGAGGCACTCAAGGCAAGTTTTGGCGTGCAGGTCTCCGCCAATGGTGAGCAGTTGATTCTTGTAGACGAATCAGGGAGTGCCATTCGGGGTGAAATGCTAACGGCGTTGATGACTCACCTCATCTTGACCGAACACCCCAGAGGCACGATTGTCGTTCCGGTAAACACCTCCAATGCGATCGAAAAGATTGCTCATCGCCACGATGGTCGAGTCATTCGCACCAAAGCTAACCCCACAGCTCTGATGGAGGCTTGCCATACCAATAGTGACGTAGTGCTTGGCGGCAGTGGAGATATGGGCTTTATCTTCCCGCAGTTGCATCCCGGATTTGATGCCATGTTTTGCATTGCTAAGTTAATTGAAATGCTGACAGTGCAAAGCTACGACGAGATCGGAAATAATCGCCGTACCCTGGGTCAGATCCGGGCTGAATTGCCGCGCGTCTGCCACAAAACCCTTTCGGTGCGCTGCCCCTGGACGGTCAAAGGCGCATTGATGCGGCGACTGGTTGAAACCCACTCCTCAGAACATCTGGAACTCATTGATGGCGTCAAAATTCTGAATCCGCGTCACGATAGTTGGCTGTTAGTTTTGCCGGATGCCAGCGAACCGATGGTACACCTATTTGCCGATAGCAACGATCGCGGTTGGGTCGATGAAACACTCCGCGAATACCGAGCCTATGTGCAAGAATTTGTCGATCAAGAACAGGAGTATGAAAAGGGTGACATCGATTTAGTCAGAGCTTAG
- a CDS encoding serine/threonine-protein kinase, whose translation MSYCLNPACPNPENLANTELCQACGSRLLLRDRYRIIQALGQGGFGATFLAQDEALPGGPYCVIKQLRPAASSSHVLQMARDLFKREAKTLGKIGNHPQVPRLLDYFEFNQEFYLVQEYISGSTLQQEVKRSGPFSEAGVKQFLSEVLPMLQYIHSQQVIHRDIKPANLIRRSQDKKLVLIDFGAVKDQVNPVRAGASEQTALTAYAIGTPGYAPPEQMAMRPVYASDIYALGVTCIYLLTGKSPKDLDYDPATGEMLWREQVHITDHFASVLKKMLEVSVRHRYQNAGEVLRALDLEPYLDSLAQSMVTKPSRGPQTNDFGPVNSGDLGEPSSPSSPSARMAAAIRARQAKSAMTDSTGLQTTGTRRRMAVPKPTSMSSVERTRGPASSGSPTAPKLGADEVLNSYAKGKRDFTYHDLSLLNLQKATLSGANFHQSKLHKINFQGANLFSADFGRASLSQAVLKNANLARAYLSHADLQGADLRGADLSYAYLSNANLRGANLCGADLTGAKVTDEQLSMARTNWATVHPSGKRGLW comes from the coding sequence ATGAGCTACTGCTTAAATCCAGCCTGCCCAAATCCAGAAAACTTAGCCAATACCGAACTCTGTCAAGCGTGCGGTTCTCGATTGTTATTGCGCGATCGCTACCGCATCATTCAGGCATTAGGTCAAGGTGGTTTTGGAGCGACGTTTTTGGCGCAGGATGAAGCCCTTCCCGGTGGTCCTTACTGTGTAATCAAACAACTGCGCCCAGCTGCGTCTTCATCGCACGTGCTACAGATGGCGCGAGATCTGTTTAAGCGAGAAGCCAAAACCCTCGGCAAGATCGGCAATCATCCCCAAGTGCCTCGCCTGCTTGACTATTTTGAATTTAATCAAGAATTTTATCTAGTTCAGGAATATATTAGCGGTTCTACATTGCAACAAGAGGTGAAGCGATCGGGTCCCTTTAGCGAAGCTGGGGTAAAGCAGTTCCTCAGTGAAGTGCTACCCATGCTGCAATACATCCACTCACAGCAAGTCATTCACCGCGATATTAAACCTGCTAACCTGATTCGCCGTTCTCAAGACAAAAAATTAGTCCTGATCGACTTTGGTGCTGTCAAAGATCAAGTCAATCCGGTGCGGGCAGGTGCATCAGAACAAACCGCCTTGACTGCTTACGCGATCGGTACTCCCGGTTACGCCCCTCCAGAGCAGATGGCGATGCGCCCAGTCTATGCCAGCGACATCTATGCATTGGGCGTAACCTGTATCTATTTATTGACAGGCAAATCTCCAAAAGATTTAGATTATGACCCGGCAACGGGTGAAATGCTGTGGCGAGAGCAAGTGCATATCACTGATCACTTTGCCTCAGTGCTCAAAAAGATGCTGGAAGTGTCAGTTCGCCACCGCTATCAAAACGCAGGCGAAGTCTTGCGAGCACTGGATTTAGAGCCATATCTCGACAGTTTGGCTCAAAGCATGGTGACAAAACCCAGCCGAGGTCCCCAAACCAACGATTTTGGTCCCGTGAATTCGGGTGATCTGGGCGAACCCTCTTCTCCCTCGTCCCCATCGGCACGTATGGCAGCGGCAATTCGGGCACGGCAAGCCAAATCTGCGATGACGGATTCAACCGGACTACAAACTACCGGAACCCGTCGCCGTATGGCGGTACCGAAGCCAACTTCTATGTCATCTGTAGAGCGAACCCGAGGTCCTGCTTCGAGTGGCTCTCCGACAGCCCCCAAACTGGGAGCAGATGAGGTACTAAACAGCTATGCAAAGGGTAAGCGAGATTTTACGTATCACGATCTCAGCTTGTTGAACTTGCAAAAGGCAACTCTGTCAGGGGCTAATTTCCACCAATCCAAACTACACAAAATCAACTTTCAGGGAGCCAATCTGTTTAGTGCAGATTTTGGTCGAGCCAGTCTGAGTCAGGCGGTGTTAAAAAACGCTAACCTTGCCAGAGCTTATCTCAGCCATGCTGATTTGCAGGGGGCTGACTTGCGGGGAGCGGATTTGAGTTACGCTTACCTCAGTAATGCCAACCTGCGGGGGGCAAACCTGTGTGGGGCTGATCTGACTGGAGCAAAGGTAACGGATGAACAACTGTCAATGGCGCGCACCAATTGGGCAACAGTGCATCCAAGCGGTAAGCGAGGTTTGTGGTAA
- a CDS encoding YciI family protein: MPKYILWGSYCDDVLEKRAPFRQAHLDGLKEQKESGMLITIGPTQDLTKVFGIYEAADEVTVRQIIESDPYWKNGIWTEYDVKEWIQAI, translated from the coding sequence ATGCCGAAATACATTTTGTGGGGAAGTTACTGTGATGACGTTCTCGAAAAGCGAGCACCCTTTCGTCAAGCGCACCTGGATGGCTTGAAGGAGCAAAAAGAATCTGGGATGTTAATTACAATCGGTCCAACCCAGGATCTAACCAAGGTTTTCGGAATTTATGAAGCGGCAGACGAGGTCACAGTGCGTCAAATCATCGAATCTGACCCTTATTGGAAAAATGGGATTTGGACAGAGTATGACGTGAAGGAGTGGATTCAAGCCATTTAA
- a CDS encoding DUF3493 domain-containing protein yields the protein MADPKGQVRSTTKLSNEKYARLRMEAKAPYRGLRQFVYIAFGASGFIGAFIFLVQLLAGRDVAGVLPNFALQVGVVALMIWLFRLEQKAKQKDQ from the coding sequence ATGGCTGATCCAAAGGGGCAAGTGCGTTCTACTACCAAGTTGAGCAATGAGAAGTATGCCCGTCTCAGAATGGAGGCAAAAGCACCCTATCGGGGACTACGGCAGTTTGTCTATATTGCCTTTGGTGCTTCTGGGTTTATTGGAGCCTTCATTTTTCTAGTACAACTCCTGGCAGGGCGAGATGTCGCTGGGGTTTTGCCAAACTTTGCGCTGCAAGTGGGAGTCGTTGCGTTGATGATCTGGCTGTTTCGACTGGAGCAAAAGGCAAAACAGAAGGATCAATGA
- the pheT gene encoding phenylalanine--tRNA ligase subunit beta translates to MRISLNWLQELVDFTMTPEELADTLTMAGFEVEDIEDRRTWADGVVVGRVLECQPHPNADKLNVCQVDIGGEAPSTIVCGASNVRADIYVPVATIGTYLPKIDLTIRPRKLRNVASEGMICSLAEVGLAKESEGIHIFAQDSLTLGSDARPLLGLDDVILDLTSTANRADALSMVGIAREVAALTGARLKLPQIPDFKIETNPEELALRIGEPTACPIYIGTVVEQVAIAPSPLWLQQRLQSAGTRPINNVVDVTNYVLLEWGQPLHAFDRDRLLSVIDGDATSTLTIGVRLARAGEGLTTLDSQKRTLTEQTLLITANDKPVALAGVMGGEETEVHAETQNLMLEAALFDSGAIRRSARAQGIRTEASARYERGVNPAELAIACNRALQLITEIAGGTIKTQAIADTRSEQTTATRTIGLRLDRINQVLGPINLNSDPSNNGSKPLAEDDIGELQAEDVERVLTALGCQLTAVEEGVWNVNIPPYRYRDLEREIDLIEEVARLYGFNSFSDTLPNKTEAGYLSIEQALTRKIHAALRAIGLTEVIHYSLVKPGQANQIVLSNPLFTEYSALRSELLTGLIDAFQYNLEQGNGALSAFEIGRVFWSDEEGLNETDMIAGIMGGDSRRGRWVQAGREKPMTWFEAKGLLESVFDRLGLVVEYQPDRRNSLLHPERTASLWLGGKRLGTFGQLHPQLRQERGLPNEIYAFELHLEIMLDQMATEESLTPTFKLYSAYPASDRDIAFFVPVQFSVAEIERSVKQAAGSLLESVELFDEYRGENVPEGKRSLAFRLVYRAGDRTLTDEDIEPVHQKVRETLEEKFQVSLRS, encoded by the coding sequence ATGCGTATTTCATTGAACTGGCTGCAAGAACTAGTTGATTTCACAATGACTCCGGAGGAGTTGGCAGACACCTTAACAATGGCTGGGTTTGAGGTAGAAGACATCGAAGATCGACGCACTTGGGCAGATGGAGTCGTGGTCGGCAGAGTCTTAGAGTGCCAACCCCATCCCAATGCCGACAAGCTCAACGTATGCCAGGTCGATATTGGGGGAGAGGCTCCCTCCACAATTGTTTGCGGCGCATCTAATGTCAGAGCCGATATCTATGTGCCTGTCGCCACAATTGGCACCTACCTGCCCAAAATCGATCTCACGATTCGTCCGCGCAAGCTGCGAAATGTTGCTTCAGAGGGCATGATCTGTTCCTTGGCGGAGGTGGGTCTGGCGAAGGAATCGGAAGGTATCCACATTTTTGCTCAAGATAGTCTGACTCTGGGCAGCGATGCACGTCCGCTTTTAGGGTTGGATGATGTGATCCTGGATTTGACCTCAACGGCAAACCGGGCAGACGCTCTCAGCATGGTTGGGATCGCCAGAGAAGTTGCGGCTCTCACAGGAGCGCGTCTGAAACTTCCCCAAATTCCTGACTTTAAGATAGAGACGAATCCTGAAGAGTTGGCTCTACGCATTGGTGAGCCGACTGCCTGCCCAATTTATATCGGTACCGTGGTGGAGCAGGTGGCGATCGCCCCTTCGCCCCTGTGGTTGCAACAACGCCTGCAATCGGCTGGAACTCGCCCGATTAATAATGTGGTAGATGTGACCAACTATGTGTTGTTGGAATGGGGGCAGCCGCTACACGCCTTTGATCGCGATCGCCTATTGAGCGTTATCGATGGAGATGCAACCTCAACCCTGACAATCGGGGTTCGCCTTGCGCGTGCAGGTGAGGGTTTGACGACGTTAGACAGCCAGAAACGCACACTAACCGAGCAGACTTTGTTAATCACTGCTAATGACAAACCGGTTGCTTTAGCAGGGGTAATGGGTGGTGAAGAAACAGAGGTTCACGCTGAAACTCAGAACTTGATGCTGGAGGCAGCCCTGTTTGACTCTGGAGCGATTCGTCGCTCGGCACGCGCTCAAGGCATCCGTACAGAAGCTTCTGCCCGCTATGAACGGGGAGTCAATCCGGCAGAGTTGGCGATCGCCTGTAATCGGGCACTACAGCTGATCACCGAAATTGCCGGAGGCACGATCAAGACCCAGGCGATCGCCGATACCCGGTCTGAGCAAACCACTGCTACCCGTACGATTGGGCTGCGGCTTGACCGAATTAATCAGGTGTTAGGACCAATTAATCTCAATTCCGATCCGTCTAACAACGGCTCTAAACCCTTAGCTGAAGATGACATTGGTGAACTGCAAGCGGAAGATGTAGAACGAGTACTTACGGCTTTGGGGTGCCAACTGACAGCAGTTGAGGAAGGCGTGTGGAACGTCAACATTCCGCCTTACCGCTATCGGGACTTGGAGCGTGAAATTGACCTGATTGAAGAAGTAGCTCGGCTTTATGGCTTCAACAGCTTTTCGGACACCCTGCCTAACAAGACCGAAGCGGGTTATCTCTCTATTGAGCAAGCTTTGACCCGCAAGATTCATGCTGCTCTCCGGGCGATCGGGCTGACCGAGGTAATTCACTACTCTCTGGTCAAACCTGGACAAGCTAACCAGATTGTTCTCAGCAATCCCCTTTTTACGGAATACTCTGCGTTGCGCTCTGAGTTACTAACCGGATTGATCGATGCCTTCCAGTACAACCTGGAACAAGGCAATGGTGCACTCAGTGCCTTTGAAATCGGGCGAGTCTTTTGGAGTGATGAGGAGGGCTTGAACGAAACCGACATGATCGCCGGAATTATGGGCGGTGATTCTCGTCGCGGACGGTGGGTGCAGGCAGGGCGTGAAAAGCCGATGACCTGGTTTGAGGCGAAGGGACTCCTCGAAAGCGTATTTGATCGGTTGGGTCTGGTGGTGGAATATCAGCCTGATCGCCGCAATTCTCTGTTACACCCCGAACGAACCGCATCCCTCTGGCTCGGTGGTAAACGCCTGGGCACCTTTGGGCAGTTGCACCCTCAATTACGGCAGGAACGGGGGCTTCCAAATGAGATCTATGCCTTTGAGTTGCATCTGGAAATCATGCTCGACCAGATGGCAACCGAGGAGAGCCTGACCCCAACCTTCAAGCTCTATTCTGCCTATCCTGCGTCTGACCGGGATATTGCCTTCTTTGTTCCTGTTCAATTCTCCGTGGCTGAGATTGAGCGATCGGTCAAACAAGCCGCAGGTTCTTTGCTGGAGTCGGTTGAGCTATTTGATGAATATCGGGGTGAGAATGTCCCAGAGGGCAAGCGCAGTCTCGCGTTTCGTCTGGTGTATCGGGCGGGCGATCGCACCCTCACCGACGAGGACATCGAACCTGTTCACCAGAAAGTACGTGAAACCCTGGAAGAGAAGTTCCAGGTCAGCCTCAGAAGTTAA
- a CDS encoding GvpL/GvpF family gas vesicle protein, which produces MGIYTYAFLLHSAEPLELPTGITGSLHLIEVRQLCALVEPGLAFEELQQNDSQLLQAIIAHDRVLQEVFQQADILPLRFGTQFVSEAGLLQHLEANHSLYLDKFSQLKGQAEYVLKFIPVEKAEPEISSDIKGKDYFLAKKQRYQSQLEQQHQRQQELDEVKEAIAQSFHHTLSESKDGVERVYLLADRTHEITLQNQIQQWQDLCTLWSISLGNALPPYHFV; this is translated from the coding sequence ATGGGAATCTACACCTATGCCTTCTTGCTTCACTCTGCTGAGCCCCTGGAACTACCCACGGGTATCACAGGCTCATTGCACCTGATTGAGGTAAGACAGCTTTGTGCTCTGGTTGAGCCAGGGTTAGCGTTTGAGGAATTGCAACAAAACGATAGCCAACTCCTGCAAGCCATCATTGCCCACGATCGCGTCTTGCAAGAGGTCTTCCAGCAGGCGGATATCCTGCCGCTGCGGTTTGGCACTCAGTTTGTCTCGGAAGCGGGGTTGCTTCAACATCTAGAGGCAAACCATTCCCTCTATCTGGATAAGTTTTCTCAACTCAAAGGACAGGCAGAGTATGTCCTCAAATTTATTCCCGTTGAGAAAGCCGAACCAGAAATTTCCTCTGACATCAAAGGCAAAGACTACTTCTTAGCCAAAAAACAACGCTACCAGTCTCAGCTAGAGCAGCAACACCAGCGACAGCAGGAGTTAGACGAGGTCAAAGAGGCGATCGCCCAATCCTTTCATCACACCCTTTCTGAATCCAAAGACGGTGTAGAGCGGGTCTACCTGCTAGCCGATCGCACCCATGAAATCACCTTGCAGAACCAGATTCAGCAATGGCAAGACCTCTGTACCCTCTGGAGTATTAGCCTGGGCAACGCTTTACCGCCCTATCATTTCGTTTAA
- a CDS encoding single-stranded DNA-binding protein, which translates to MNSFILMAEIIQEPQLRYTSDNQTPIAEMMVQFDGLREDSPPETLRVVGWGNLAQEIQEKYHEGDRIVIEGRLNINTVDRPEGFKEKRAELTAQRIHKIGAGAAVSTTSVKPAPTTDSAPKARSAAPKASKSATAKSTVAEPSTAKATTYSASSSDAEYDDIPF; encoded by the coding sequence ATGAACAGCTTTATTTTAATGGCAGAGATTATTCAAGAACCGCAGTTGCGCTATACATCGGATAACCAAACCCCGATCGCTGAAATGATGGTGCAGTTTGACGGACTCCGCGAAGACTCTCCGCCAGAAACTCTGCGTGTTGTGGGCTGGGGTAACTTAGCACAAGAGATTCAGGAGAAATATCACGAGGGCGATCGCATCGTGATTGAAGGGCGGCTCAACATCAATACGGTCGATCGCCCCGAAGGTTTTAAAGAAAAACGTGCCGAACTCACCGCTCAACGGATTCATAAAATTGGAGCAGGGGCTGCCGTTAGCACCACTTCCGTTAAACCTGCCCCAACTACCGACAGTGCTCCTAAAGCACGCAGTGCAGCTCCTAAAGCCAGCAAGTCAGCTACAGCCAAATCAACCGTCGCAGAACCCTCTACCGCTAAAGCAACCACCTATTCTGCTTCTAGTAGTGACGCAGAATATGACGATATTCCATTCTAA
- a CDS encoding class I SAM-dependent methyltransferase — translation MVGRQANLSGFLGDRSEDWQARINTVAQRFNREYRREPFELPAEVEDMPIYREWASGALAARIASPFWEISKPLKQQRCLDVGCGVSFLIYPWREWDAFFYGQDVSTMARDTLNARGPQLNSKLFKGVQLGAAHELKYDVNQFDQVIATGFSCYYPLSYWQLVLAEVKRVLKPDGVFVFDVLSPEAPDAENWAILETYLGAEVFLESLSEWQTLLQSARAKVVKTLPGELFQLYKVKFV, via the coding sequence ATGGTTGGACGACAAGCAAATCTGTCTGGTTTTTTGGGCGATCGCTCCGAAGATTGGCAAGCACGAATAAACACAGTTGCCCAACGGTTTAACCGGGAGTACCGACGGGAACCCTTTGAGTTGCCCGCCGAAGTTGAAGATATGCCAATCTATCGAGAGTGGGCATCGGGGGCACTGGCAGCCCGGATTGCCTCTCCATTTTGGGAAATCTCTAAACCCTTAAAACAGCAACGTTGCCTGGATGTGGGCTGTGGGGTCAGCTTTTTGATCTATCCCTGGCGTGAGTGGGATGCCTTTTTTTACGGGCAAGATGTCAGCACAATGGCACGCGATACGTTAAATGCTCGTGGTCCTCAGTTGAACTCGAAGCTATTTAAGGGGGTTCAACTAGGGGCGGCACATGAATTGAAGTATGACGTCAACCAGTTTGATCAGGTTATTGCCACAGGGTTTAGTTGTTACTATCCTTTGAGCTACTGGCAGTTGGTCTTAGCAGAGGTCAAGCGAGTCCTAAAACCCGATGGGGTGTTTGTTTTTGATGTGTTAAGCCCAGAGGCTCCGGATGCAGAGAATTGGGCCATTTTAGAGACTTATCTGGGCGCAGAAGTGTTTTTGGAGTCGTTGTCAGAATGGCAGACCCTGCTACAGTCTGCCCGTGCCAAAGTCGTCAAAACCCTCCCAGGGGAACTGTTTCAACTCTATAAAGTGAAATTTGTGTAG
- a CDS encoding HNH endonuclease, protein MNFDGKDLKDLFALADKVGNKRYHKLTQQDFENYRKFDHWRYVNGDYECGTTQESKDWANEHSDWHCPICGDRFSDKGGRTIDHKLPRSQYPWLSMDFKNLWVICRPCNQEKGEMHWFEYEHHMLTHRPNLYEAVRAMRPTQLLQSLRS, encoded by the coding sequence ATGAACTTTGATGGAAAAGATCTCAAAGATCTATTTGCATTAGCAGACAAGGTTGGTAACAAGCGGTATCACAAACTCACTCAGCAGGATTTTGAGAATTATCGGAAATTTGACCATTGGCGATATGTCAATGGAGATTATGAGTGTGGAACAACCCAGGAAAGTAAAGATTGGGCAAATGAACATTCAGATTGGCACTGCCCCATTTGTGGCGATCGCTTTTCTGACAAGGGTGGTCGAACGATTGACCATAAGCTGCCGCGATCGCAATACCCCTGGCTATCAATGGACTTCAAGAATTTGTGGGTGATTTGCAGACCTTGTAATCAAGAGAAAGGGGAAATGCACTGGTTTGAGTATGAGCACCATATGTTGACGCATCGCCCTAATTTATATGAGGCGGTGAGAGCAATGCGTCCTACTCAACTGCTTCAGTCTCTCAGAAGTTAG